In Desulfofundulus kuznetsovii DSM 6115, the following are encoded in one genomic region:
- a CDS encoding amidoligase family protein has translation MEVEAVSGPEACPLGTRGTDHGGAVLEYRLGPATLPEWSKYRTALRKFFSAITVDPEGNPPTGLHIHVEVPPEHRNKQFFARLSRLWAAMEKDIVAVLPVAAARKVYASEWTESYCSAVTAAVRDMEFRLDRRRTLNLASIHFHGTVEFRLWNGTNDFAAVEEFLALSLSTIWVAAAGCGRETSRMPVEREKEMAFRLGKKLVQVLQKG, from the coding sequence ATGGAAGTTGAGGCTGTCTCCGGGCCGGAGGCCTGCCCGCTGGGGACACGCGGGACCGACCATGGTGGCGCGGTTCTCGAATACCGTCTGGGTCCGGCAACGCTGCCGGAGTGGTCAAAATACAGGACTGCACTGAGAAAGTTTTTCTCGGCCATAACCGTCGACCCGGAAGGCAACCCGCCGACCGGGTTGCACATTCACGTAGAAGTTCCGCCCGAACACAGAAACAAACAGTTTTTCGCCCGTCTGTCCAGGTTGTGGGCCGCAATGGAAAAAGACATCGTGGCTGTCCTCCCGGTTGCAGCGGCACGCAAAGTATATGCCTCGGAGTGGACGGAAAGCTATTGCTCTGCCGTTACTGCAGCTGTACGGGATATGGAATTTCGCCTAGACAGGCGGCGGACGCTCAACCTTGCCAGCATCCATTTCCACGGCACGGTGGAATTCCGGCTGTGGAACGGGACGAACGACTTTGCGGCGGTGGAAGAATTCCTGGCGCTTAGTTTGTCTACGATTTGGGTTGCTGCTGCCGGGTGCGGCAGGGAAACCTCCCGCATGCCGGTCGAGAGGGAAAAAGAAATGGCGTTCCGCCTGGGGAAAAAACTTGTTCAAGTTCTTCAGAAAGGGTGA
- a CDS encoding HNH endonuclease, whose amino-acid sequence MPVITGAGSFFLRETYKMFVLGVEFMLERPIRVVDPGVIESVRSERCEYCGKPGPVDVHHIKPRSAGRRDIRPNLISLCRECHRKAQAHEIDRLELVQLVAKREGMTPEEVCVAIEIPVPDTFPPLKTPDARECSLDELLQAYADAEKAEQTCRWAKGEIIEMMRSMGLSYRKIASLVGCSESTVRKYAKTYRAFPDENLRVPELSFEHHWAAANSSDPAKWIARAADEHLSTRQLRKAILEEEASSEVKAAAGAEEEKEVREARKVAERVEKIIARGGPGAELLREKLRELLGV is encoded by the coding sequence GTGCCTGTCATCACAGGCGCGGGGTCTTTTTTTCTGCGGGAAACGTACAAGATGTTTGTACTGGGGGTCGAGTTTATGCTGGAGAGGCCAATACGAGTAGTAGACCCAGGAGTTATCGAATCTGTCCGCAGCGAGCGGTGCGAATACTGCGGAAAACCTGGGCCGGTGGACGTGCACCACATCAAGCCCCGGAGTGCGGGGAGGAGGGACATTCGGCCCAATCTGATTTCCCTCTGCCGGGAGTGCCACCGGAAGGCTCAGGCACACGAAATAGACCGGCTGGAGCTGGTGCAGCTGGTGGCCAAACGGGAGGGCATGACGCCGGAAGAAGTATGTGTGGCTATTGAGATACCGGTGCCGGACACGTTCCCGCCGCTCAAGACCCCTGACGCCCGCGAGTGCAGTCTGGACGAGCTCCTGCAGGCGTACGCGGACGCCGAAAAAGCGGAACAGACGTGCCGGTGGGCGAAGGGCGAAATTATCGAGATGATGCGCTCGATGGGGTTGAGCTACCGGAAGATAGCGTCTCTGGTTGGCTGTTCGGAATCCACGGTGAGGAAGTACGCGAAGACCTACCGGGCGTTTCCAGACGAGAACCTGCGCGTGCCGGAGCTTAGTTTCGAGCACCACTGGGCGGCGGCGAACAGTTCCGACCCGGCGAAGTGGATAGCCCGTGCGGCAGACGAGCATTTGAGCACCCGGCAGTTGAGGAAGGCAATTCTGGAAGAAGAAGCCAGCAGCGAGGTTAAGGCGGCTGCGGGTGCTGAAGAGGAAAAGGAAGTGCGTGAAGCGAGAAAAGTTGCTGAAAGAGTTGAGAAAATTATCGCCCGTGGAGGGCCTGGTGCTGAACTCCTGAGAGAGAAGCTCAGGGAACTGCTCGGTGTTTGA